One genomic window of Malaciobacter molluscorum LMG 25693 includes the following:
- a CDS encoding YrhK family protein has product MIFYKTNNEIDLDIGNRHIVIQRRYEALGAINDLLISIWFLIGSFFFLNDSLIQSGTWLFIVGSAQLIIKPIIKLTSLVHVANIYNRQCKEKSRNII; this is encoded by the coding sequence ATGATTTTTTATAAAACAAATAATGAAATAGATCTTGATATAGGAAATAGACATATAGTAATTCAACGTAGATATGAAGCTTTAGGTGCTATAAATGATTTACTTATCTCTATTTGGTTTTTAATTGGAAGTTTTTTCTTTTTAAATGATTCTTTAATTCAAAGTGGTACTTGGTTATTTATTGTTGGAAGTGCACAACTTATTATTAAGCCTATTATTAAACTAACAAGTTTAGTTCATGTAGCAAATATTTACAATAGACAATGTAAAGAAAAATCTAGAAATATCATATAA
- the pstB gene encoding phosphate ABC transporter ATP-binding protein PstB: MSIMNIENFSFKYAGANDESLKNINLPIKKNKITALIGPSGCGKSTLLRSLNRINDLYPNNVYDGRLMLLNKHTNKMENILDIKKENDFIKLRQRVGMIFQKPTPFPMSIFDNVAYGLKIAGVKNKTELEDKVEAALKGSALWDEVSNRLDKSAMGLSGGQQQRLCIARAVAVKPDLLLFDEPTSALDPISTAAIEELITRLRNEVSIAIVTHNMQQASRISDYTAFMYLGNLVEYNHTEDIFINPKEKKTEDYITGRFG; the protein is encoded by the coding sequence ATGTCAATTATGAATATAGAAAATTTTAGCTTCAAATATGCAGGAGCTAATGATGAATCTTTAAAAAATATAAATTTACCTATTAAAAAAAATAAAATTACTGCTTTAATAGGTCCTAGTGGATGTGGTAAATCTACACTACTTAGATCATTAAACAGAATTAATGATTTATACCCAAATAATGTTTATGATGGAAGATTGATGCTTTTAAATAAACATACTAATAAAATGGAAAATATTTTAGATATAAAAAAAGAGAATGATTTTATTAAATTAAGACAAAGAGTAGGAATGATTTTTCAAAAACCAACTCCTTTTCCTATGAGTATTTTTGATAATGTTGCTTATGGTCTTAAAATTGCTGGGGTAAAAAATAAAACAGAACTTGAAGATAAGGTTGAAGCTGCTTTAAAAGGAAGTGCTCTTTGGGATGAAGTTTCAAATAGACTTGATAAAAGTGCTATGGGACTTAGTGGTGGACAACAACAAAGATTATGTATTGCAAGAGCAGTTGCTGTAAAACCTGATTTACTTCTATTTGATGAACCAACATCAGCACTTGATCCAATCTCAACGGCTGCTATTGAAGAACTAATTACAAGATTAAGAAATGAAGTAAGCATTGCAATTGTTACACATAATATGCAGCAAGCAAGTAGAATTAGTGATTATACAGCTTTTATGTATCTTGGAAATTTAGTTGAGTACAATCATACAGAAGATATTTTTATTAATCCAAAAGAGAAAAAAACAGAAGATTATATTACGGGGAGATTTGGTTAA
- a CDS encoding GGDEF domain-containing protein produces MISTLLKNFRHSIALHLLTTIFSVYFLVAVVVTVVQLYKEYEDTKTKFYNEIQTLPATFNRGIVDSVWTYNKELLHSILLGMHNLPIVVGIKVESNDHKMDLRIGTVLNEKDEIAYYDSSGKITQQQEFGFGTDTLFKYEFPIDYQGEAFDHKVPLGQVTVYSNNQLVFDRVKYGFILILINSIIKTIALWFITYFFIKKYLGRPLEEFTTKIRNQDVQSPQTIDLNIHWTDTNELLILKDSYNQMIQRLNKHKLLSITDKLTGLFNRLKLDEALNDEFNRSNRFKRSFGIIILGIDHFKRVNDTYGHQVGDQVLIQFAKILKENIRKVDTLGRWGGEEFMIICSETDLKGTIKLAQSLREIIRKYDFPGVGNLSASFGVSIYSGDENIDSVIAHADNALYKAKSNGRNRVESE; encoded by the coding sequence ATGATTAGCACTTTATTAAAGAATTTTCGTCATAGTATTGCTTTACATCTATTAACTACAATTTTCAGTGTTTATTTTTTAGTTGCAGTAGTAGTAACAGTTGTTCAACTTTATAAAGAGTATGAAGATACTAAAACTAAATTTTATAATGAGATTCAAACCTTGCCAGCTACTTTTAATCGAGGTATTGTTGACTCAGTTTGGACTTACAATAAAGAATTGTTACACTCTATTTTATTAGGTATGCATAATTTACCAATTGTAGTTGGAATCAAAGTTGAATCAAATGATCATAAAATGGATTTACGAATTGGAACAGTTCTAAATGAAAAAGATGAGATAGCTTATTATGATTCTTCAGGAAAAATAACCCAACAACAAGAGTTTGGTTTTGGTACGGATACATTATTTAAGTATGAATTTCCTATAGATTATCAAGGAGAGGCTTTTGATCATAAAGTACCTTTAGGTCAAGTTACCGTATATTCCAATAATCAATTAGTATTTGATAGGGTTAAATATGGTTTTATTCTTATTTTAATTAATTCCATTATCAAAACAATTGCACTTTGGTTTATTACATATTTTTTTATAAAAAAATATTTAGGCCGACCTTTGGAGGAGTTTACGACCAAAATACGTAATCAAGATGTGCAGTCTCCTCAAACTATTGATTTAAATATTCATTGGACAGATACAAACGAACTGTTAATATTAAAAGATAGTTATAACCAGATGATTCAACGTCTAAATAAACATAAACTTCTTAGTATTACAGACAAGCTCACAGGACTTTTCAATAGATTAAAACTCGATGAAGCACTAAATGACGAGTTTAATCGTAGTAATCGTTTCAAAAGAAGTTTTGGTATTATTATTTTAGGTATAGATCATTTCAAAAGAGTCAATGATACCTATGGTCATCAAGTTGGTGATCAAGTACTTATTCAATTTGCAAAAATACTTAAAGAAAATATACGTAAAGTTGATACTTTAGGACGTTGGGGTGGTGAAGAGTTTATGATAATATGTTCAGAAACTGATTTAAAAGGTACTATCAAACTAGCCCAATCACTTCGTGAAATAATTAGAAAATATGATTTTCCAGGTGTTGGCAATCTTAGTGCAAGTTTTGGAGTATCAATTTATAGCGGTGATGAAAATATTGATAGTGTTATTGCACATGCTGATAATGCATTATATAAAGCAAAATCAAATGGTAGAAATAGAGTTGAAAGTGAGTAA
- a CDS encoding DEAD/DEAH box helicase, whose translation MSFEIFNLSQELLKALQKNNYKEATSIQNEVIPLIKEKHDILAQAQTGSGKTASFVIPIVEFLKEEKILKKAKIKVLVLAPTRELTLQIADTFSNMTQFFFKPLSIVSVIGGENIGNQLLKIQKGCDIVVATSGRLLDIIDKKQIDLSNLQYLVLDEADKMLDLGFAQELDTILSAIPKNRQNLLFSATYSKKVIDIASKITKNPKKIKIETKTTHVENIQQRAIFVNKENRNALLKHLIKENKFKSVLVFVATKRATENISYKFRKNGFLAESFHGDLTQEERIYTLDEFKKKKLNILFSTDIASRGLHIDDIDCVINFDLPRSTEDYIHRIGRTARAGKTGIAISFLDNDNLAHFKLIEKRYKLDIPKEKIDGFDFTLKEVKKQKGSMPQKGKRKSKKDKLREQGLK comes from the coding sequence TTGTCATTTGAAATATTTAATTTATCCCAAGAGTTATTAAAAGCACTTCAAAAAAATAATTATAAAGAAGCAACTTCTATACAAAATGAGGTAATTCCTCTAATAAAAGAAAAACATGATATTCTAGCACAAGCACAAACAGGAAGTGGTAAAACAGCAAGTTTTGTAATTCCTATAGTAGAGTTTTTAAAAGAAGAAAAAATTCTAAAAAAAGCAAAAATAAAAGTTCTAGTTTTAGCTCCCACAAGAGAATTGACATTACAAATTGCAGATACTTTTTCTAATATGACTCAATTCTTTTTTAAACCTTTATCTATAGTTTCTGTAATTGGTGGTGAAAATATTGGAAATCAGCTTTTAAAAATACAAAAAGGTTGTGATATTGTAGTTGCAACTTCAGGAAGATTATTAGATATTATAGATAAAAAGCAAATAGACTTATCAAATCTTCAATATTTAGTTCTTGATGAAGCAGATAAGATGCTTGATTTAGGTTTTGCTCAAGAACTTGATACAATTTTAAGTGCTATTCCTAAAAATAGACAAAATCTTCTTTTTTCTGCAACATACTCAAAAAAAGTGATAGATATTGCATCTAAAATAACAAAAAATCCAAAAAAAATAAAAATAGAAACTAAAACAACTCATGTTGAAAATATTCAACAAAGAGCAATATTTGTAAATAAAGAGAATAGAAATGCACTTTTAAAACATCTAATAAAAGAAAATAAATTTAAATCTGTATTAGTATTTGTTGCTACAAAAAGAGCAACAGAAAATATATCTTATAAGTTTAGAAAAAATGGATTTTTAGCAGAGTCTTTTCATGGTGATTTAACTCAAGAAGAAAGAATTTATACTCTTGATGAATTTAAAAAGAAAAAATTGAATATTCTTTTTTCAACAGATATTGCTTCAAGAGGATTACATATTGATGATATTGATTGTGTAATAAACTTTGATTTACCAAGAAGTACAGAAGATTATATACATAGAATTGGTAGAACTGCAAGGGCTGGAAAAACAGGAATTGCAATATCCTTTTTGGATAATGATAATTTAGCTCATTTTAAACTAATAGAAAAGAGATATAAATTAGATATACCAAAAGAAAAAATCGATGGATTTGATTTTACTTTAAAAGAAGTAAAAAAACAAAAAGGCTCAATGCCTCAAAAAGGAAAAAGAAAAAGTAAAAAAGATAAATTACGAGAGCAAGGATTAAAGTAA
- a CDS encoding NAD(P)-dependent oxidoreductase gives MKKIIPFVSSCDKKLTNLWLKYLQNEINEYEIVLFEELSEYQKLACDVAIVANPNPLDIMQLKNLKWVQSLWAGVEKLLYDISNPSFKIVRMIDPILAKTMAETVLTWSLFLHKNMHLYGKQQKQKVWKQHLELLPEEKNILILGLGNLGLKSAKKLKENGFNVLGWSRSKKEIEGIKTYFGNEGLIQSLKNADIVVCLLPLTNQTKNLLNKQKLDLLHSNVSLINFARAPIVDYEYLSKKLDKSELSHAVLDVFYEEPLEKDSLLWENENITILPHISAPTNMKSASKIVSKHIIEYYEKGIIPIFVDIKKGY, from the coding sequence ATGAAAAAAATAATTCCTTTTGTAAGTAGTTGTGATAAAAAGTTGACGAACCTTTGGTTAAAATACTTACAAAATGAAATAAATGAATATGAGATTGTATTATTTGAAGAGTTATCTGAATATCAAAAGCTAGCTTGTGATGTTGCAATTGTTGCTAATCCTAATCCTTTGGATATTATGCAACTAAAAAATTTAAAATGGGTTCAAAGTCTTTGGGCTGGTGTTGAAAAACTTCTTTATGATATTTCTAATCCATCTTTTAAGATAGTACGTATGATTGATCCTATTTTAGCTAAAACAATGGCTGAAACAGTTTTAACTTGGAGTTTATTTTTACATAAAAATATGCATTTATATGGTAAACAACAAAAACAAAAAGTATGGAAACAACACCTTGAATTACTCCCCGAAGAAAAAAATATTTTAATTTTAGGTTTAGGTAATTTAGGATTAAAAAGTGCAAAAAAATTAAAAGAAAATGGTTTTAATGTTTTAGGTTGGTCAAGAAGTAAAAAAGAGATTGAAGGTATTAAAACTTATTTTGGAAACGAAGGTTTAATCCAATCTCTTAAAAATGCGGATATTGTAGTGTGTCTTTTGCCTTTGACAAATCAAACGAAAAATTTATTAAATAAGCAAAAACTTGATTTACTTCATTCAAATGTTTCATTAATAAATTTTGCAAGGGCACCTATTGTTGATTATGAGTATTTATCAAAGAAATTAGATAAATCTGAACTTTCTCATGCAGTTTTAGATGTTTTTTATGAAGAACCTCTTGAAAAAGATTCTTTATTATGGGAAAATGAAAATATAACAATTTTACCCCATATTTCAGCCCCTACAAATATGAAAAGTGCTTCAAAAATAGTTTCAAAACATATTATTGAATACTATGAAAAAGGGATAATTCCAATTTTTGTGGATATAAAAAAGGGTTATTAA
- a CDS encoding pentapeptide repeat-containing protein, with product MFKTDDYWEEEFKEIKEQKLNSIYFEDCIFINCDFANSYIQNCKFSDCKFISCDLSLSKLKSCVFNDVCFENSKLIGISWSSCDEPFNVKFDNCNISQNSFHLLDLRKMKFINSIIKDSGFEQCNLQEAIFDNCDLEFSDFYNNNLKKANFETSRNYLINPQINDIEKAIFSLPEALSFLKLLPIVIK from the coding sequence ATGTTTAAAACTGATGATTATTGGGAAGAAGAATTTAAAGAAATAAAAGAACAAAAATTAAATTCAATTTATTTTGAAGATTGTATTTTTATTAATTGTGATTTTGCTAATTCATATATTCAAAATTGTAAATTTAGTGATTGTAAGTTTATAAGTTGTGATTTGTCTTTATCTAAATTGAAATCTTGTGTATTTAATGATGTTTGTTTTGAAAACTCTAAGTTAATAGGTATTTCATGGAGTAGTTGTGATGAACCTTTTAATGTAAAATTTGATAATTGTAATATCTCTCAAAATTCATTTCATTTACTTGATTTAAGAAAAATGAAGTTTATTAATTCAATTATTAAAGATAGTGGTTTCGAACAGTGTAATTTGCAAGAAGCAATTTTTGATAATTGTGATTTGGAATTTTCTGATTTTTATAATAATAATTTAAAAAAAGCAAATTTTGAAACATCAAGAAACTATTTAATAAATCCTCAAATAAATGATATTGAAAAAGCAATTTTTTCTTTGCCTGAAGCTTTGAGCTTTTTGAAGTTACTTCCTATTGTAATAAAATAA
- a CDS encoding DUF4282 domain-containing protein, protein MNFDKFYAEKIALILYWCSIIFVILLGCMQLYNPFGRTSFYSIVMGTTIIFGGVLSVRLSFEAIIVLFRINSNLTSIKEQNKEKIQLLKEQNKEK, encoded by the coding sequence ATGAATTTTGATAAGTTTTATGCAGAAAAAATAGCTCTTATTCTTTACTGGTGCTCAATTATATTTGTTATACTATTAGGTTGTATGCAATTATATAATCCTTTTGGTCGTACGTCTTTTTACTCTATTGTTATGGGAACAACTATTATATTTGGTGGTGTTCTTTCTGTAAGACTTTCATTTGAGGCAATTATTGTACTTTTTAGAATAAATTCAAATTTAACATCAATTAAAGAACAAAATAAAGAAAAAATACAATTATTGAAAGAGCAAAATAAAGAAAAATAA
- a CDS encoding oxidoreductase yields the protein MNDILKSRNIDNLNLKNSLIMAPCCMYSAQKDGKLTHFHFSHYEARAIGGVGLIIVEATAIEPRGKISDKDLALHNKDQALLHKQLVENCKSYGAKMGIQLAHAGRKSEVKDSTPIAPSSIKFSDNYKQPKELTIDEIKEIKKSFVNSAILAKEAGYDLIELHSAHGYLLCEFNSPLTNKRDDIYGDSLENRCRLTVEIAKEIKQVTALALSVRISATEWSEGGWSVEDSVYLSKELEKVGVDVIHVSAGGNQANPELMPKLEPLYQANYAKQIKENINIPVIAVGLINTYEQCQEIYDNKCADFVAMGRELLRNPNVIQYFLKEQKEKDKFQKQYARAFI from the coding sequence ATGAATGATATCTTAAAATCTAGAAACATAGATAACTTAAATTTAAAAAATTCACTAATTATGGCACCTTGTTGCATGTATAGTGCACAAAAAGATGGAAAACTTACTCATTTTCATTTTTCTCATTATGAAGCAAGAGCAATTGGAGGAGTGGGACTTATTATAGTTGAAGCAACTGCGATTGAACCAAGAGGTAAAATTTCAGATAAAGATTTAGCTTTACATAATAAAGATCAAGCACTACTTCATAAACAACTTGTAGAAAATTGTAAAAGTTATGGAGCAAAAATGGGAATTCAATTAGCCCATGCAGGAAGAAAAAGTGAAGTAAAAGACTCAACTCCAATAGCACCAAGTAGTATAAAGTTTAGTGATAATTATAAACAACCAAAAGAATTAACAATTGATGAGATTAAAGAAATTAAAAAATCTTTTGTAAATTCTGCAATTTTAGCAAAAGAAGCAGGATATGATTTAATTGAACTTCATAGTGCACATGGTTATTTGCTTTGTGAATTTAATTCACCACTTACAAATAAAAGAGATGATATTTATGGGGATTCTCTTGAAAATAGATGTAGATTAACAGTTGAAATAGCAAAAGAGATAAAACAAGTAACTGCTCTTGCTTTAAGCGTAAGAATAAGTGCAACGGAATGGAGTGAAGGTGGATGGAGTGTAGAAGATAGTGTTTATCTATCAAAAGAACTTGAAAAAGTTGGAGTTGATGTAATACATGTATCAGCTGGAGGGAATCAAGCAAACCCTGAGTTAATGCCAAAACTAGAACCTTTATATCAAGCAAATTATGCAAAACAAATAAAAGAAAATATTAATATTCCTGTTATTGCTGTTGGACTAATCAATACATACGAACAATGTCAAGAAATTTATGATAATAAGTGTGCTGATTTTGTAGCAATGGGTAGAGAATTACTTAGAAATCCAAATGTAATTCAATACTTCTTAAAAGAACAGAAAGAAAAAGATAAATTCCAAAAACAATATGCAAGAGCATTTATATAA
- a CDS encoding cold-shock protein, whose product MATLVNGTVKWFNSEKGFGFIEQEDGGKDVFVHYRQINNNNNYGRVSLEDGQKVTFEIAQGEKGLQAENVTAV is encoded by the coding sequence ATGGCAACATTAGTAAATGGAACAGTAAAATGGTTCAATAGCGAAAAAGGTTTCGGATTTATTGAACAAGAAGATGGTGGAAAAGATGTATTCGTACATTATAGACAAATTAATAACAATAACAATTATGGTAGAGTTTCTTTAGAAGATGGACAAAAAGTAACGTTTGAAATTGCTCAAGGTGAAAAAGGTCTTCAAGCAGAAAATGTAACTGCTGTATAA
- a CDS encoding DMT family transporter, with the protein MQEKLKSIDKGVLFMLLSALLGAINGAIAKYLSFFMDPIEIVFYRNLLGAMIVIYSIKKSHIIIDTSNLHLLFLRGLFGSLAMILFFFTIATIPLGEAVVLNKTSPFFVTILAYYLMKESINLNTFMALIIGFLGIIFIMKPFGIEISYEHILGVLGGFFAAAAYATIKKIKDIYDARVIMLSFMSVGVIIPIILFFTPYAKFQIHNDYSIWIFILLMAVISTFSQWFLTRAYSLSKASIIGVVSYTNIPFAIGFGVLLGDVLPDIYTLLGIIFIVIGGILVSTQKKGL; encoded by the coding sequence ATGCAAGAAAAACTTAAATCAATAGATAAAGGTGTTTTATTTATGCTTTTAAGTGCTTTACTTGGTGCCATAAATGGAGCTATTGCAAAGTATCTGTCTTTTTTTATGGATCCCATAGAAATAGTTTTTTATAGAAATCTATTAGGTGCAATGATAGTGATATATAGTATAAAAAAATCACATATAATAATTGATACTTCAAACTTACATTTACTTTTCTTACGTGGTTTATTTGGTAGTTTAGCTATGATTTTATTCTTTTTTACAATTGCTACTATTCCTCTTGGTGAAGCTGTTGTGCTAAATAAAACTTCACCTTTTTTTGTGACAATTTTAGCATACTATTTAATGAAAGAGAGTATAAATTTAAATACTTTTATGGCATTAATTATAGGATTTTTAGGAATTATATTTATAATGAAACCATTTGGAATAGAAATATCATATGAACATATTTTAGGAGTTTTAGGTGGTTTTTTTGCAGCAGCAGCTTATGCGACAATAAAAAAAATAAAAGATATTTATGATGCAAGAGTTATTATGTTGTCTTTTATGAGTGTTGGTGTTATTATTCCAATAATTTTATTTTTTACTCCTTATGCAAAATTTCAAATACATAATGATTATTCTATTTGGATATTTATATTATTGATGGCAGTCATTTCTACTTTTTCTCAATGGTTTCTTACTCGTGCTTATAGTTTAAGTAAAGCAAGTATAATTGGTGTAGTAAGTTATACAAATATACCTTTTGCTATTGGTTTTGGTGTTTTACTAGGAGATGTGCTTCCTGATATATATACGCTTTTGGGTATTATATTTATTGTTATTGGTGGTATTTTAGTTAGTACACAAAAGAAGGGTTTATAA
- a CDS encoding HAD family hydrolase encodes MKIDIPNKESFELKNIVFDYNGTIAIDGKIIDGVSKNIDELSNLFDFYVITADTYGSVENELKNTNCKVITISKDKQDEKKLQFIKKLNPKTVLSVGNGRNDKLMLKESIIGISILQDEGLCTQTLLSSDILVNSIFDVFGFLKDKNRLIATLRN; translated from the coding sequence ATGAAAATAGATATACCTAATAAAGAAAGTTTTGAACTTAAAAATATAGTGTTTGATTATAATGGAACAATAGCAATTGACGGTAAAATAATTGATGGAGTAAGTAAAAATATAGATGAATTGTCAAATTTATTTGATTTTTATGTTATTACTGCAGATACTTATGGTAGTGTTGAAAATGAATTAAAAAATACAAATTGTAAAGTTATAACAATAAGTAAAGATAAACAAGATGAAAAAAAGTTGCAGTTTATAAAAAAATTAAATCCAAAAACTGTTTTAAGTGTTGGAAATGGTCGAAATGACAAACTTATGTTAAAAGAGTCTATTATTGGTATTTCAATTTTACAAGATGAGGGACTATGTACTCAGACTCTATTAAGTTCTGATATTTTAGTAAATTCTATATTTGATGTATTTGGTTTTTTGAAAGATAAAAATCGATTAATCGCAACGTTGAGAAATTAA
- a CDS encoding phosphate signaling complex PhoU family protein gives MLKKYTQDLENVHNKALNIIQNILRSNIYILQALETNNLKLLEEAKDCLKSISNESTEIDNSIVKLLALETPEASDLRRVVSFFKITNEIQRTASNTKGIIKNFELCYNTLDKKYISKYTIPLQKTTVTCLEGIIKMIESNNDTVKENFNIIFQAQKRTDELYNLFQDNIMKENKEIEQFNQYTKVLNTFRKYDKIANRSLDIAYLIIYAKLGGVLGEVEI, from the coding sequence ATGTTAAAGAAATACACACAAGACTTAGAGAATGTTCATAATAAAGCATTAAATATTATTCAAAATATTTTACGTTCAAATATCTATATTTTACAAGCTTTAGAAACAAATAATCTTAAACTATTAGAAGAAGCAAAAGATTGTTTAAAATCTATTTCTAATGAAAGTACAGAAATAGATAATAGCATAGTAAAACTCCTTGCATTAGAAACACCAGAAGCAAGTGATTTAAGAAGAGTTGTATCTTTTTTCAAAATAACAAACGAAATTCAAAGAACAGCATCAAATACAAAAGGTATTATTAAAAACTTTGAGCTTTGTTACAATACTTTAGATAAAAAATATATATCTAAATATACTATTCCTTTACAAAAAACTACAGTTACTTGTCTTGAAGGAATAATAAAAATGATAGAAAGTAATAATGATACAGTAAAAGAAAACTTTAACATAATCTTTCAAGCTCAAAAAAGAACAGATGAATTATATAATCTATTCCAAGATAATATAATGAAAGAAAATAAAGAGATTGAACAATTCAACCAATATACAAAAGTATTAAATACTTTTAGAAAATATGACAAAATTGCAAATAGATCACTAGACATTGCATATTTGATTATATATGCAAAACTTGGTGGTGTATTAGGAGAAGTAGAGATTTAA
- a CDS encoding N-acetyltransferase, whose product MIRKANKQDINKIVDIWLEVSIIAHDFISSSFWESQVQNMKDIYIPNSLTYVIEYDSQIVGFYSLYKDTLAALFIKSQYQSKGLGKKLLDDAKSKNNTLFLTVYKKNNKACNFYLSNGFNIIKEHIDSNTNQEELEMKFEKIK is encoded by the coding sequence ATGATAAGAAAAGCAAACAAACAAGATATTAATAAAATTGTAGATATTTGGTTGGAAGTATCTATAATTGCACATGATTTTATAAGTTCTAGTTTTTGGGAATCTCAAGTGCAAAATATGAAAGATATTTATATTCCAAATTCTTTAACTTATGTTATTGAATATGATTCTCAAATTGTAGGATTTTATTCTTTATACAAAGATACTTTAGCTGCACTTTTTATAAAGAGTCAATATCAATCTAAAGGATTGGGTAAAAAATTGCTCGATGATGCAAAAAGTAAAAATAATACTTTATTTCTTACTGTATATAAAAAGAATAATAAAGCCTGCAATTTTTATCTATCAAATGGTTTTAATATTATTAAAGAACACATTGATTCTAATACAAATCAAGAAGAATTAGAGATGAAGTTTGAGAAAATAAAATGA
- a CDS encoding APC family permease has translation MDNRKNNNRSVGLFGAISIGVGGMVGGGIFAVLGEAVSLAHSATVIAFLFAGIVAILTSYSYAKLSVKFQSKGGTVSFIDEAFGHNYLSGSVNFMLWLSYLVTISLYAVAFSSYSQVLFLDNATKFFNHFFICFAIILPLLINLVSASFVSKSETFIVIIKVVLLILIIVVSYSYLDFDRLSPKHWEGSISIFIAGMIIFVAYEGFELIANSAEDIKNPKSNLPKAFYFSVVLVIILYLLIAITSIGTVSEDKLLEAKDYALAIAAKPALGDIGFTIVSITALLATFSAINATIYGNGRLGYILAMDGELPNVFNKQRNNIPTLSVIITAFFSLILANSIDLAQIAIIGSASFLLIFFIVNIAALKLYKIINANRFILILSCIISFMALITLLIHTYKTDINAVIVFFSFVLISILFELIYGRFIRKHMFNRPYKKKE, from the coding sequence TTGGATAATAGGAAAAATAATAATAGATCTGTTGGTTTATTTGGTGCAATTTCTATTGGCGTTGGAGGAATGGTTGGTGGAGGAATCTTTGCTGTTTTAGGTGAAGCTGTTTCTTTAGCTCATAGTGCAACTGTAATTGCTTTTTTATTTGCAGGAATTGTAGCAATATTAACTTCATATTCTTATGCAAAATTATCTGTAAAGTTTCAAAGTAAAGGTGGAACAGTAAGTTTTATTGATGAAGCTTTTGGACATAACTATCTTTCAGGAAGTGTAAATTTTATGCTTTGGCTTAGTTATTTAGTTACTATATCTTTGTATGCTGTAGCCTTTTCTTCTTATTCTCAAGTTTTATTTTTAGATAATGCAACAAAGTTTTTTAATCATTTTTTTATATGTTTTGCTATTATATTACCTTTATTGATAAATTTAGTAAGTGCATCTTTCGTAAGCAAATCAGAAACATTTATTGTAATTATAAAAGTTGTTTTATTAATATTAATAATTGTTGTTAGTTATTCATATTTGGATTTTGATAGATTATCTCCTAAACATTGGGAAGGAAGTATTTCTATTTTTATTGCAGGTATGATTATATTTGTTGCTTATGAGGGATTTGAACTTATTGCAAATTCAGCTGAAGATATAAAAAATCCTAAATCAAATTTACCAAAAGCTTTTTATTTTTCAGTTGTATTAGTAATTATTTTATATTTATTGATTGCTATAACTTCAATTGGAACAGTAAGCGAAGATAAACTTCTTGAAGCAAAAGATTATGCTTTGGCAATTGCAGCTAAACCTGCACTTGGAGATATTGGGTTTACAATTGTTTCTATTACTGCATTGTTAGCTACTTTTTCTGCAATTAATGCGACAATTTATGGAAATGGAAGATTAGGGTATATATTAGCAATGGATGGAGAATTACCTAATGTTTTTAATAAACAAAGAAATAATATTCCAACTTTAAGTGTTATTATTACTGCATTTTTTAGTTTAATTCTTGCAAATAGTATAGATTTAGCACAAATTGCTATTATTGGTAGTGCAAGTTTTTTATTGATTTTTTTTATTGTAAATATTGCTGCACTTAAATTATATAAAATAATAAATGCAAATAGATTTATATTAATTTTATCTTGTATAATTAGTTTTATGGCTTTAATTACATTACTTATTCATACATATAAAACTGATATAAATGCAGTAATAGTATTTTTTTCTTTTGTTTTAATATCTATTTTGTTTGAGCTTATTTATGGAAGATTTATTAGAAAACATATGTTTAATAGACCATATAAAAAGAAAGAGTAA